One genomic window of Polyangium aurulentum includes the following:
- a CDS encoding prolyl oligopeptidase family serine peptidase, translating to MKLSRLSILLAPFAAACAGAPAHEVSDPDPGPTSAAPATAPAEANAQKSAPAFPYPATRKVSVADTFFGVAVPDPYRWLEDGASDEVKAWVKAQDDLARGELAKLPGRDKLRDKLRSLSYLESVSPPIRRGGRAFHSRKPADKEKRTVYWREGEKGEEHVLLDAATLSADGSASLGVYVPSRDGKFVAYVVHPNNADAGTIHVREVATGKDSEVDVIGGAKYARPSWTPKGDGFYYVGLPTDPKIPGADLPGHSEVRFHKLGTKADKDEVVLPKNGDPETELEAELSRDGNFLITSVIHGGNVSGIKMLDLRKKGGKWIDLVKGYEGSMSAFAHGGKIYLRTTEGSPRGRLVVIDPAKPERASWKDLVPESKDAVLEDARVVGGHLALGYLRNAASATEIWTLEGKKVRELKLPAIGTAVGPYGEPDEDRAYWYFTSFTYPGTIFETSIKTGETKPWYSVKAPVDPEAFSVEQVFYPSKDGTKVSMFVVRKKGAPKDGSMPFLLKGYGGFNISETPGFSALFYTWIAAGGGVAIPNLRGGAEYGEEWHRGGMLTKKQNVFDDFIAAGEHLVKEGLTRPERLVIYGGSNGGLLVGASVTQRPDLFRAVLCAVPVIDMLRYPLFGDGKTWVAEYGSPGEEAMFKALFAYSPYHNVKAGTSYPSVLVLSADADDRVPPLHAWKFTAALQAAQAGKSPILMRVEKNAGHGGADLVKSRVEQWTDMLAFALGSVGAEPKL from the coding sequence ATGAAGCTCTCGCGCCTCTCGATCCTCCTCGCGCCCTTCGCCGCCGCCTGCGCGGGGGCCCCCGCCCACGAGGTCTCCGACCCCGACCCCGGCCCGACCTCTGCGGCCCCGGCCACGGCGCCCGCCGAGGCGAATGCGCAGAAATCCGCGCCCGCCTTCCCCTACCCCGCGACGCGCAAGGTCAGCGTCGCCGACACCTTCTTCGGCGTGGCCGTGCCCGACCCGTACCGCTGGCTCGAGGACGGCGCGTCGGACGAGGTCAAGGCGTGGGTCAAGGCCCAGGACGACCTCGCGCGCGGCGAGCTCGCGAAGCTCCCCGGCCGCGACAAGCTCCGCGACAAGCTCCGTTCGCTCTCCTATCTCGAGTCCGTCTCCCCGCCGATCCGCCGCGGCGGTCGCGCGTTCCATTCGCGCAAGCCGGCGGACAAGGAGAAGCGCACCGTCTACTGGCGCGAGGGCGAAAAGGGCGAGGAGCACGTCCTGCTCGACGCCGCCACGCTCTCGGCCGACGGCAGCGCCTCGCTCGGCGTGTACGTCCCCTCGCGTGACGGCAAATTCGTCGCCTACGTCGTCCACCCCAACAACGCCGACGCCGGCACCATCCACGTCCGCGAGGTCGCGACCGGCAAGGACAGCGAGGTCGACGTCATCGGCGGCGCCAAGTACGCCCGCCCGAGCTGGACCCCGAAGGGCGACGGTTTCTATTACGTCGGATTGCCGACGGACCCGAAGATCCCCGGCGCCGATCTGCCCGGCCACTCCGAGGTGCGCTTCCACAAGCTCGGGACCAAGGCCGACAAGGACGAGGTCGTCCTGCCGAAGAACGGCGACCCCGAGACCGAGCTCGAGGCCGAGCTGTCGCGCGACGGCAACTTCCTGATCACGAGCGTCATCCACGGCGGCAACGTGAGCGGCATCAAGATGCTCGATCTGCGCAAGAAGGGCGGCAAGTGGATCGACCTCGTCAAGGGCTACGAGGGCTCGATGAGCGCCTTCGCCCACGGCGGCAAGATCTACCTGCGCACGACCGAGGGCTCGCCGCGCGGGCGCCTCGTGGTGATTGACCCTGCCAAACCCGAGCGCGCGAGCTGGAAGGACCTCGTGCCCGAGTCGAAGGACGCGGTGCTCGAGGATGCGCGCGTCGTCGGCGGCCACCTCGCCCTCGGCTACCTGCGCAACGCCGCGAGCGCGACCGAGATCTGGACGCTCGAGGGCAAGAAGGTGCGCGAGCTGAAGCTGCCCGCGATCGGCACCGCCGTGGGCCCCTACGGCGAGCCCGACGAGGACCGGGCCTACTGGTATTTCACCTCGTTCACCTACCCCGGCACCATCTTCGAGACCAGCATCAAGACCGGCGAGACCAAGCCCTGGTATTCGGTGAAGGCGCCTGTCGATCCCGAGGCGTTCTCGGTCGAGCAGGTCTTTTATCCGTCGAAGGACGGCACGAAGGTCAGCATGTTCGTGGTGCGCAAGAAGGGCGCGCCGAAGGACGGCTCGATGCCGTTTCTCCTGAAAGGCTACGGCGGCTTCAACATCAGCGAGACGCCCGGCTTCTCGGCCCTGTTCTACACCTGGATCGCGGCGGGCGGCGGCGTCGCCATCCCCAACCTGCGCGGCGGCGCCGAGTACGGCGAGGAGTGGCACCGCGGCGGCATGCTCACGAAGAAGCAGAACGTATTCGACGATTTCATCGCCGCCGGCGAGCACCTCGTCAAAGAGGGGCTCACCAGGCCCGAGCGGCTCGTCATCTACGGCGGATCGAACGGCGGCCTCCTCGTGGGCGCGTCGGTCACGCAGCGGCCCGATCTCTTCCGCGCCGTGCTCTGCGCCGTGCCCGTCATCGACATGCTCCGCTACCCGCTCTTCGGCGACGGCAAGACGTGGGTGGCCGAGTACGGCTCGCCGGGCGAGGAGGCGATGTTCAAGGCGCTCTTCGCCTATTCGCCCTATCACAACGTCAAGGCGGGCACGTCCTACCCCTCGGTGCTCGTGCTCTCGGCCGACGCCGACGATCGCGTGCCGCCCCTGCACGCGTGGAAGTTCACGGCCGCGCTCCAGGCTGCGCAGGCGGGCAAGAGCCCGATCCTCATGCGGGTCGAAAAGAACGCCGGGCACGGCGGCGCGGACCTCGTGAAGAGCCGCGTCGAGCAATGGACCGACATGCTCGCCTTCGCCCTCGGGTCCGTGGGCGCCGAGCCCAAGCTCTAG
- a CDS encoding PAS domain S-box protein produces MTNAKKAESPVSSDADHVSLLLVDDRPENLLSLEAVLGDLASNLVRAMSGEEALRHILERDFAAVLLDVNMPGMGGLETARLMRGRAKSRHTPIIFLTGNDNSAAWVREAYQLGAVDYLTKPLVPEILRAKVSVFLELFRHRANERKQAAAAIREQKELWHATLTSIGDAVIATDTQTRVTFMNPEAERLTGWTRAEATGQDLQRVFRIVDETTRGPMVGPVRRVLETGSGVGLTGHTILIARDGTERPIDDSAAPIRDESGTIYGAVLVFRDITERKLAEQRFRRAAAEAAAAAEANAKFRVFFEQGTHFAAVITRDGTVVEANRVCLDACDYRREEVIGKPFWECGWWNRSPELMQMVREASLQAAAGQLFRTETQFHVADGSARIIDLIVAPVTDDEGRVLFVAPTGTDITDRKRAEDELREADRRKDEFLATLAHELRNPLAPIRNGLAVLRMGNLEKAGRIMGIMERQLAHLVHLVDDLLDVSRVTSGKITLRKERVELSAVVDVALETSRPLVEAAGHALTLDMPSQPLVVDADPIRLAQVLTNLINNAAKYTPTGGRIHVRAALDGDHVTMAVQDDGVGLPKEMLPKIFDMFTQVGASLERSQGGLGIGLTLVRKLVEMHGGTVTAESPGANQGSTFTVRLPLAPMTEGQMEAASE; encoded by the coding sequence GTGACGAACGCGAAAAAGGCAGAATCGCCGGTATCGAGCGACGCCGATCACGTGAGCCTGCTGCTCGTCGATGACAGGCCCGAGAACCTGCTCAGCCTGGAGGCCGTGCTCGGTGACCTCGCGAGCAATCTCGTGCGGGCCATGTCCGGCGAGGAGGCCCTGCGGCATATCCTGGAGCGCGATTTCGCGGCCGTCCTGCTCGACGTCAACATGCCCGGCATGGGAGGCCTCGAGACGGCCAGGCTCATGCGGGGCCGGGCGAAGTCCAGGCACACGCCCATCATCTTCCTGACCGGCAACGACAACTCCGCCGCGTGGGTCCGCGAGGCGTACCAGCTCGGGGCCGTCGACTACCTCACCAAACCCCTGGTCCCCGAGATCCTGCGGGCCAAGGTGTCGGTCTTCCTCGAGCTGTTCCGGCACAGGGCGAACGAGCGCAAGCAAGCGGCCGCCGCCATCCGGGAGCAGAAAGAGCTCTGGCACGCGACGCTCACGAGCATCGGCGACGCGGTCATCGCCACCGACACGCAAACGCGCGTGACGTTCATGAACCCCGAGGCCGAGCGTCTGACTGGCTGGACGCGGGCCGAAGCCACGGGGCAGGACCTGCAACGCGTCTTCCGCATCGTGGACGAGACGACCCGGGGGCCCATGGTCGGCCCGGTCCGGAGGGTGCTCGAGACGGGCAGCGGCGTCGGGCTCACGGGCCACACGATCCTCATCGCGAGGGACGGCACCGAGCGGCCGATCGACGACTCGGCCGCGCCCATCCGTGACGAATCCGGGACGATCTACGGGGCGGTCCTCGTCTTCCGGGACATCACCGAGAGAAAGCTCGCCGAGCAGCGGTTCCGGCGGGCGGCGGCCGAGGCGGCGGCGGCGGCCGAGGCGAACGCCAAGTTCCGCGTGTTCTTCGAGCAGGGGACGCATTTCGCCGCAGTCATCACCCGCGACGGCACGGTTGTCGAGGCGAACCGGGTTTGCCTGGACGCCTGCGACTATCGGCGGGAAGAGGTCATCGGCAAGCCGTTCTGGGAGTGCGGGTGGTGGAACCGTTCGCCCGAATTGATGCAGATGGTGCGGGAGGCCTCGCTCCAGGCGGCCGCGGGGCAGCTCTTTCGGACGGAGACGCAGTTCCACGTCGCCGACGGCAGCGCGCGGATCATCGACCTGATTGTCGCGCCGGTGACGGACGACGAGGGGCGTGTGCTGTTCGTGGCCCCGACCGGCACGGACATCACCGATCGCAAGCGGGCGGAGGACGAGCTGCGCGAGGCGGATCGGCGCAAGGACGAGTTTCTGGCCACCCTCGCGCACGAGCTGAGGAACCCGCTCGCCCCGATCCGAAATGGCCTGGCCGTGCTGCGCATGGGCAACCTGGAGAAAGCAGGGCGGATCATGGGCATCATGGAGCGGCAGCTCGCGCACCTGGTCCACCTGGTCGATGATCTGCTCGACGTGTCGCGCGTGACGAGCGGGAAGATCACGCTGCGCAAGGAGCGCGTCGAGCTGAGCGCGGTGGTGGACGTCGCGCTCGAGACGAGCCGGCCGCTGGTCGAGGCGGCGGGGCACGCATTGACGCTCGACATGCCGAGCCAGCCGCTCGTCGTGGACGCCGATCCGATCCGGCTCGCGCAGGTGCTGACCAATCTCATCAACAATGCGGCCAAGTACACGCCGACCGGGGGGCGCATCCACGTCCGCGCGGCGCTGGACGGCGATCATGTGACCATGGCCGTGCAGGATGACGGCGTCGGCCTGCCGAAGGAGATGCTGCCCAAGATCTTCGACATGTTCACGCAGGTCGGCGCGTCGCTGGAGAGGTCGCAGGGAGGCCTCGGCATTGGCCTGACCCTGGTCCGCAAGCTGGTCGAGATGCACGGCGGGACGGTGACGGCCGAGAGCCCCGGGGCCAATCAAGGCAGCACGTTCACGGTCCGGCTACCGCTCGCGCCGATGACGGAGGGCCAGATGGAGGCCGCGAGCGAATGA
- a CDS encoding acyl-CoA dehydrogenase family protein — MASFYRDNADLRFYVERYIDWPSIVRLTERDFQREDGFKSTDEALEFYREILDTIGTFAAEEIAPHAGRIDREGVIFEGGEPRFPPLLTSIFDKLRRLELNGMCLPRELGGLNAPALLYFIGTELFGRADVSVMAHHGFHGGIALAMLAFSMREGTTGVDPATGRIQNTRFRAFIDEIVRGEAWGCMDITEPDAGSDMARLRTRAEEDGRGNWLVTGQKIFITSGHGKYHFVIARTEPAKNEDDPLSGLSGLSMFLVPTYEDLPDGSRRRIVTIDRVEDKLGHHASVTAALSFDRAPAFLVGKRGEGFQYMLTMMNNARIGVGFECLGLCEAALALARGYAADRRSMGKTLDRHEMIADYLDEMATDAQAIRALAMHGAYHEEMSQKKSMLLGIGRKGGADAERLEREIARHKRAARRVTPLVKYLGAEKAVEMARRCVQIHGGVGYTKDYGAEKLLRDATVMPIYEGTSQIQSLMAMKDALGGILKSPAAFLERGAEARLRALSARDPLERKLGQIQVMSHAAQKHLVMRTAGDKLRAAREAPIAKWSSELLRRWDPKRDFSYALLHAERLTRILTDEAVGELFLAQATACPERRELLLRHLERAEPRVRHLSEQITTTGDRLLVSLRGVGEAAREEKAAEAAK, encoded by the coding sequence ATGGCGAGCTTCTACAGGGACAATGCCGACCTGCGCTTCTACGTCGAGCGCTACATCGATTGGCCGTCGATCGTGCGCCTCACCGAGCGCGACTTCCAGCGTGAGGACGGGTTCAAAAGCACGGACGAGGCGCTCGAATTCTACCGCGAGATCCTCGACACCATCGGCACCTTCGCGGCCGAGGAGATCGCCCCCCACGCCGGGCGCATCGATCGCGAGGGCGTGATCTTCGAAGGCGGCGAGCCGCGCTTCCCTCCCCTGCTCACGTCCATCTTCGACAAACTGCGGCGCCTCGAATTGAACGGGATGTGCCTGCCGCGCGAGCTCGGGGGGCTCAACGCGCCGGCCCTGCTCTATTTCATCGGCACCGAGCTGTTCGGCCGGGCCGACGTCTCGGTGATGGCCCACCACGGCTTCCACGGCGGCATCGCCCTCGCCATGCTGGCCTTCTCGATGCGCGAGGGCACGACCGGGGTCGACCCCGCCACGGGCCGCATCCAGAACACCCGCTTCCGCGCCTTCATCGACGAGATCGTCCGCGGCGAGGCCTGGGGCTGCATGGACATCACCGAGCCCGACGCGGGCAGCGACATGGCCCGCCTGCGCACGCGCGCCGAGGAGGACGGCCGAGGAAACTGGCTCGTCACGGGCCAGAAGATCTTCATCACCTCGGGCCACGGCAAATACCATTTCGTCATCGCGCGGACCGAGCCCGCGAAAAACGAGGACGATCCGCTCTCTGGCCTCTCCGGCCTGTCGATGTTCCTCGTGCCGACCTACGAGGATCTGCCCGACGGCTCGCGGCGGCGCATCGTGACGATCGATCGGGTCGAGGACAAGCTCGGCCACCACGCGTCGGTGACCGCGGCCCTGTCGTTCGATCGCGCGCCCGCATTCCTCGTCGGAAAGCGCGGCGAGGGCTTTCAATACATGCTCACGATGATGAACAACGCGCGCATCGGCGTGGGCTTCGAGTGCCTCGGCCTGTGCGAGGCGGCGCTCGCGCTCGCGCGCGGCTACGCGGCCGACCGGCGCTCGATGGGCAAGACGCTCGACCGGCACGAGATGATCGCCGACTACCTCGACGAGATGGCGACCGACGCCCAGGCCATCCGCGCGCTGGCGATGCACGGGGCCTACCACGAGGAGATGTCGCAGAAAAAATCGATGCTCCTCGGGATCGGCCGCAAGGGCGGCGCCGACGCCGAGCGGCTCGAGCGCGAGATCGCCCGGCACAAGCGCGCGGCCCGGCGCGTCACGCCGCTCGTGAAATACCTCGGCGCCGAGAAGGCCGTCGAAATGGCGCGCAGGTGCGTGCAGATCCACGGCGGCGTCGGGTACACGAAGGACTACGGGGCCGAGAAGCTCCTGCGCGACGCCACCGTCATGCCCATTTACGAGGGCACGAGCCAGATCCAGTCGCTCATGGCCATGAAGGACGCGCTCGGGGGCATCTTGAAGAGCCCGGCCGCATTCCTCGAGCGCGGCGCCGAGGCACGCTTGCGGGCGCTCTCGGCGCGCGATCCGCTCGAGCGCAAGCTCGGCCAGATCCAGGTGATGTCGCACGCGGCGCAGAAGCACCTCGTCATGCGCACCGCGGGCGACAAGCTGCGCGCGGCCCGCGAGGCGCCGATCGCGAAATGGTCCAGCGAGCTCTTGCGGCGCTGGGATCCCAAGCGCGATTTCTCCTATGCCCTCCTGCACGCCGAGCGCCTCACGCGCATCCTCACCGACGAGGCCGTGGGCGAGCTGTTCCTCGCCCAGGCGACCGCGTGCCCCGAGCGGCGCGAGCTGCTCCTTCGCCACCTCGAGCGCGCCGAGCCGCGCGTGCGCCACCTCTCCGAGCAGATCACGACGACCGGCGACAGGCTGCTCGTCTCGCTCCGCGGCGTCGGCGAGGCGGCGCGCGAGGAGAAAGCGGCCGAAGCGGCGAAGTGA
- a CDS encoding metallophosphoesterase family protein, whose amino-acid sequence MAGRTFVIGDIHGDLEALFRLLSGLPELDEGDTVVFSGDYLDRGPRSAEVIDYLRKLPSQTKAKIVTLRGNHEDGWLRVLDKGWPEFVLPQPNGCLATLRSYLGRPPPAEDEGAADDELRMLLEGTFFPDEVVAWMRELPYWYEDEHAIYVHAGLPKNKEGEGYLHPSEAKSKLALLWCRDEDFVREYRGKRVIFGHTSTRYLPPELSSYTPSDADDLWVGPCVIGIDTRCGKGGFLTGLELPSGRVYESR is encoded by the coding sequence ATGGCGGGCCGCACGTTCGTGATCGGCGACATCCACGGGGATCTCGAGGCGCTCTTCCGGCTCTTGTCGGGCCTGCCCGAGCTCGACGAGGGCGATACGGTGGTCTTCTCGGGCGACTACCTCGATCGCGGGCCGCGCTCGGCGGAGGTCATCGATTACCTGCGCAAGCTGCCCTCGCAGACGAAGGCGAAGATCGTCACCCTGCGGGGCAACCACGAGGACGGCTGGCTGCGCGTGCTCGACAAGGGCTGGCCCGAGTTCGTGCTGCCGCAGCCGAACGGCTGCCTCGCCACGCTGCGCTCCTACCTCGGCCGCCCCCCGCCCGCCGAGGACGAGGGCGCGGCCGACGACGAACTCAGGATGCTGCTCGAGGGCACCTTCTTCCCGGACGAGGTGGTCGCGTGGATGCGGGAGCTGCCCTACTGGTACGAGGACGAGCACGCCATCTACGTGCACGCCGGGCTGCCCAAGAACAAGGAGGGCGAGGGCTATCTGCACCCCTCCGAGGCCAAGTCGAAGCTCGCGCTCTTGTGGTGCCGCGACGAGGACTTCGTGCGCGAATACCGCGGTAAACGCGTGATCTTCGGGCATACCTCGACGCGCTATCTGCCGCCCGAGCTGTCGTCGTACACGCCGAGCGACGCCGACGACCTCTGGGTCGGCCCGTGCGTCATCGGAATCGACACGCGCTGCGGCAAAGGCGGGTTTCTCACGGGCCTCGAGCTGCCCTCGGGGCGGGTGTACGAATCGCGGTAG
- a CDS encoding trans-sulfuration enzyme family protein, translated as MSASEPKHRLETQLVHAGEPLPRIAGAVAMPIFQSSTFVYSGEESYHDVRYIRLNNTPNHQALAGKLAAIEGGQAAVVAASGMAAISTSLFALLKAGDHVLIQRDLYGGTHDFVTRDLTRFGVEHTFVDGSDPSSWEAAIRPTTRVLYVETIANPLLRVADLEAAVAFARARGLVSMVDNTFASPVNFRPLERGFDLSLHSGTKYLNGHSDIVAGAVIGRGDLVERIKHQLDHLGGSLDPHACFLLQRGMKTLALRVRYQNDSALAIARFLEAHPAVLRVHYPGLPSHPHHARAKALFDGAGGMVAFELKGGVEAAARLIERLTVPVHAPSLGGIETLITRPATTSHAGLSAEERQQVGISDALIRLSVGLEATEDLIADFTRSLG; from the coding sequence ATGTCCGCCTCCGAACCAAAGCACCGCCTCGAGACCCAGCTCGTGCACGCCGGCGAACCGCTGCCTCGCATCGCCGGAGCCGTGGCGATGCCCATCTTCCAGTCCTCGACGTTCGTCTACAGCGGCGAGGAGAGCTACCACGACGTCCGCTACATCCGGCTGAACAACACGCCGAACCACCAGGCGCTCGCGGGCAAGCTCGCGGCGATCGAGGGCGGCCAGGCGGCCGTCGTCGCGGCGAGCGGCATGGCGGCGATCTCGACGAGCCTCTTCGCGCTGCTCAAGGCCGGCGATCACGTGCTCATCCAGCGCGATCTCTACGGCGGCACGCACGACTTCGTGACCCGGGATCTGACGCGCTTCGGCGTCGAGCACACGTTCGTCGACGGCTCCGATCCGAGCTCGTGGGAGGCGGCGATCCGGCCGACCACGCGCGTTCTGTACGTGGAGACCATCGCGAATCCGCTGCTGCGCGTGGCCGATCTCGAGGCCGCCGTCGCGTTCGCGCGCGCGCGTGGGCTCGTGTCGATGGTCGACAACACCTTCGCGTCGCCCGTGAACTTCCGGCCGCTCGAGCGGGGCTTCGATCTGTCGCTGCACTCGGGCACCAAGTACCTGAACGGCCACTCCGACATCGTGGCCGGCGCGGTGATCGGGCGGGGCGATCTGGTCGAGCGGATCAAGCACCAGCTCGATCACCTCGGCGGATCGCTCGATCCGCACGCGTGCTTTCTGCTGCAGCGGGGCATGAAGACGCTCGCGCTGCGCGTGCGCTACCAGAACGACAGCGCGCTCGCGATCGCGCGCTTTCTCGAGGCGCACCCCGCCGTCCTGCGCGTCCACTACCCGGGCCTTCCGAGCCACCCGCACCACGCGCGGGCGAAGGCGCTCTTCGACGGCGCGGGCGGCATGGTCGCCTTCGAGCTGAAGGGCGGCGTCGAGGCGGCCGCGCGGCTGATCGAGCGGCTCACCGTGCCCGTGCACGCGCCGAGCCTGGGCGGCATCGAGACGCTCATCACGCGCCCCGCCACGACCTCGCACGCGGGTTTGTCGGCGGAGGAGAGGCAGCAGGTGGGCATCTCGGACGCGCTGATCCGCCTGTCGGTCGGGCTCGAGGCGACCGAGGATCTGATTGCCGACTTTACGAGATCTCTAGGTTGA